The Trypanosoma brucei brucei TREU927 chromosome 4, complete sequence genomic sequence ATGGAGAGTTCACCGAAGGAATACGGCTGTTGGCTACGGCGCCCCACTTCCTCACTGGCGCACAGGTCAGGAATGTTTAGCTCCACAAACTGGTGATCCCGCTCCACCAAGTTGCACGTATTATCCACATAAGGAAAAATAGTGTGCTGACCGGGCGCCACGACATGATTCTGTATGTAATGAGCCGCAATGAGCATATGATAACTGAACTCATTACCCTGTGCTGAAAACCCGCGAAGAGCGAGCTCCACCACGAGACGGCAAAGCCCCGCACCAGGAACGAGGATCTGAACACCTGAGCGGCGGGACACGTCGGGGAAATGCTCTTCCAACGTCTGAAGCATCGGCTTGTACACGGCATCCCGCTCTGCTGCTCCTTCGGCTGACCAGTCGCGAACAAACTGCCGAAGTGTGGAAAAGACCTTGTCAATATCAAGCGgcgttggcggtggaacctCCTCAGGAGTTACGGTGGTGCCGTTTGGCCAGTACGCGTCAAACAGGCCCTTCGAGGCATCGCAGATGCATTCAAAAAATTCGCTGTTGGCCTCTATGCACTTTGCGTACTTGCCGAACGTAGCCTCCAGGTCAATGCACAGTACCTCCCTGTATTCATTGTTGAATTTGTTGAAGCTCGCTAGCCGCGCCTCCCGTGAGCTCATCGCGTACTTTATATACTCACGGAACGCCTTGACGGTGCGCATGAAACTGATATGATCATCGCGCATCTCTCTATCCCCAGAAGGTGACTGGTCGGACCAAGGAAGCTGACCGTGTGGGGGGCATGCCGAATCGTAACAGAAATCTAAGCCTGGATCGTGCGGATACGGTGGTGGCGGACCAGGGTAGCGGTCGTCACCAAGCATCGCTGTGAAAGTGTGCCTCCTTATCTAAACACGTATTTTCGTTCATGTTGGAATCCAACGCATTTCATTAAAGCGTTGTCAGTAAAAGACGTGGAACagcagacacacacacacacacacacacacacacacgaaaataaGAAGTGAAGGTAAAGAGTTGAATTGTAGAGGATGCAAGCATGTGGGAAAAAGCGCGAAACCAAGTAGAAAGGGGGATTCAATGAGCAGAGGGGTCCGTGATGAATTCAGAGGTCCCTTGAACGTGAGATCACAATTGCATAACCAAACACCAACACATACACAGGCTGATTCAAGCCCAACAAGCTCCCGTCGCATTGCCCACAACCATACGGATGGGCCACCATCTCGTCACTCCTTTACCCTCTGTGCAGcatatacaaacaaaaaaggcaatGACGACGGGGAAAGCCCAACCTGCATACGCATGGAGCTCACATCATAACCCCCCACTGACGGAGGTTGACATAATCCTCAATGTCCCGCTTCAAACGATAGAGCGCCTCATGAACCGCATCCATAGCTGTGACAAGCTTCAGGCGAGGGGCCTCCTGCCTTTCGAACCAATTACGTAGTTCTTCGTTCAGCTCCCTCGTAAAGCGGTCCCCTTGAGTCTGACTCCACCCCCGCACTTCCTCACTTACTTCCTCCAACCGCTTTAGACGGTCGTGAATTTTCGTGTACTCACTCCGGAGAATCCCATAACGCTCTTGGGCTGTGGAAAGTTGTTCAGGGCTCATAATCGACATTGGGGGCAAGCTTTTGCCTGCTGACGCCCTCGCATTCTTTGCGGCGTCTTGCAGTTGCTTAAGCGCCTCCGCCGCCGCCGACGGCATCTCCCACGGTTCCTTCGTGAGGTCAGCATCGTTCCATCGAATGTAGCTCTGACTCATTGAAGTAAACATGACAACGTCGCCCTTTGCGGCAATACTCACAGCATTTTGTGCAGAGGACTTGAAACCCGAAGCACTGGGCTCCGCACCGTTCCCTTTATCTTCGTCGTCGTCACTGCCACTGTTGTCATCCACATCATCGCGACCACGTTTACTCCTTGAGCTTCCTAATCCAGCCATAATACCTTTCGAGCACGCCGCAAGCAAAACGTCGCGGTCCGCGTACAAAGAAAAGCGATCCACAAGTACCTTATTATGAGCAATCTTCTGAAGGGCTCGATCGGCCACCTGCTGCTTAACAGCTTTGGAGTCATAACTCTCCACGTCCACTAATTCGTAACCTGCTGCGGTGAGCTCGTACTGTCCGCGGCCGTTCATCGTGGTGAAGGCGTTCAGAACAGCCTTCAAGACTTTACCATCCTCCGAGGAGAAAAACCGCATAAGCTCACCACTTTCACGTGGGAGCGGGGCGAGATAGTGTACGATCCTCACAACCAAGGGTCGGTACTTGGTCAGTACCTCCGTAACGTTCATGATTGGAGGATTTAATGAACCATCCGATTGAACTGGAGCGGGGGCGTTCTCCTCAACTGTGGTATCCGCAAGGTCCTTCACCCGATGCACTTCACTGCGGGTAATCCTACCGATGCGCGGAACACAAGCGGACCCACCCTCGCCCGTCCTCTGGTGACGAAACGACACCGGTTGAAGCTCTTTTCCATCCGGCTTTGCATCCAACTCACACCTCCAGCTGCAGCAGTTGATGTCATCgtggaaaacaacaacgctGTCACCTTCCCAGTGGAGTTCGACCGCGCCGCCCCGAATGGCATCAATGAGGTCTTCGGGAAGGGTTCCAACCGCAGCTACCTTCATGACACCCCACACTGTATCTAACGCCAACCACACCTGGCCGTTTGAGTACTCTCTCCTTCCTCCCCCACACCACTCGGCTCGTGGCTGCGCAAATTTATTAGCAGTGAAGACACAAAAAGGAGCGGAGGAAAAGGGTCAAGCGCGAGGAtaatttgaaagaaaaaacgaaattgAGCAAGAGAAAACATCTCTTCGCATGCTACTAGAGTGTCTCATGTGGAGTGGAGGGAGCAGATGACAGCTACAGTTAATCGCTTTGCCACCACAGAGTGGGGCTTACACACCTCaggcacacgcacacaaatcACGAACTGAGTCAATTGTtgaagataataataataaataaaagtggTGATAGTgataagaataataataataatagtgtcctttctccttcccatCGTGCAGGCAATCCGCGAGCGGCGCTCACCCCACTCCCAACTCTAGGGAAGCCGCTAGTGCAGAGGCCCTCCTCAGCCCTTCAATTCGTCGCCGCTCAGCACCCTCATTAGCTGTCGCCTACAATCATCATCTTCTAAGAGCTGACTCTGCCACTGCGAAAGGCACCCCGGTTTCTCCTCCTGCAGTACCGCACGAACAGCTGACAAATTCTTAGCCGCAAGTGACAAAAGGGCCCGGGCAACCACAACTTGGACCTCATCGTCGTCACTGTCAATCACCGCAGCTATGCGCTGCGTTAAGTCCGGTACGTCGACGGTCACAACCTCAGCAAGATATGACAGGAAGAACAACACACGCTTAACTATCTTATCGTTGCTGCGCGAACCGATACTGTCCACATCGAGAAAGCCCTTGATGATGTCGACACCATCTGCACGAGCAAATAGCTGTGCATTCGGTGCATAATCACGACACAGACAGCTACATGCGTGGAGCAAAGCAGCAATAACGGCGGGATCTTCTTCCTTCATCAGCATGGGGACCAGTACACTTTGCCATTGTATTTCCTCAAAGCATTTCTGTGCACGTTCATTGAGCTGCGCAGCGTGAGCAACAACCATCGCAGCAGCCTGCCGTATCTCCGCGCTCCCAGCGGCCAGCTTTCGCTTATGCATGAAATCCAGGATAATCCGGTGACCGCCACCGAGGACGAACTCGACAGCCCAGTTGGTGTCCTCAACCATGTCGCTCAACTCTTCCAAATGCTCCAAACAGACATCCTCAGAAAGGCCCTCACCCGCTACGGCATCCAATATGCGccttattttcctctccgGCTGCTCCACGGATGCTAGTGCTTCCCTCAACCATTGCATTTCCTCCGGACTACGCTTCGGGAGGTTACTTTCACCGCTACTCGCTTTCGGCCCATTGTCCAGTCGCGTACAAAAGTCGAGTAACGCTGTGTTTATGCACGTGTTGCTTGACATGTGTGCTTCCGAGCCTGTATGAATTGCGTATATGTACAATCACCTACTCGAACGACCTTCCAGGCTTTACAAATTACAATAAAGGCACCAATTACTTTTCGCCTTCGCTGCCCTCAGAGATGGGTAGTTGTCTCACAAGTTATTTACCTCTTGACGAACAGAAATGTAATTTCTTAATGTTGTGAAAGCGGAAGATCTATTTCACAACGTCAGGcggcaaacaacaaaacacgcaaggaaaaaagggagtgtgAGACGCGGGAAATACATGTGGTAATCAAGTGAATGGAAAGGGTAGAAAAAGCCGGGCCCAGcagcagtaacaaaaaaaatgacgttACCAATGGCAGCACGAGTATCGAAAGGGTAGCAGGAAAGCCAGCCCTGCTCGCACAACTGCATAACTTTATGGCGACTCCGGTGAGCCACCTGAGCATGTACACAAATCATTTAACAAACAGAAGTAtagcaaagcaaagaaatAGGGTTAAAAGCCCCCTCGCCCCCACATCGCCAGAGTGGTAAAAGCCGCaacggcacacacacacacacacacacacacaagctgTCATTTATCATTTGGCGCCCCTCATGGGCAGGGCACACCTCAGCCTGGCGCGGCCACGTTCTCACCGAAAGCACGTTCCAACGCTACCATCTGTTACTAATTACCGCTTTGACCGTTGCTCCACGACCCGTGCCTCCGCCTCCCGGCGTTCCCTTGCAGCGTTCTCTTGATGCAACCGTTCCGCTTCAGCGGCCTCCGCAGCAGCCGCACGCGCCCTACGGCGCTCTTCCacaattcttttgtgttcCTCTTCTcgctccctctccctttcgGCCTCGCGGGcacgctcctcctcctcctcctttcgtCGCTGCTCGGCTACGGcctgccgccgctgctctCGTGCTGCCTCGATGGCGtctattgtttcttttgtaatTCCCGCGGGTGCGCTCACCACCAGAGTGTTAGGGCCTCCAGGAGTTATGGTTGTGTCCGAGCTGGAGGAATAGGGTATTGCTGTcagttgccgctgttgttCCTCTCCGAAGAGGTTATACCCCAGTGAGTCGTTAATATTCATGTGTAACTTGTTGCCCATTAGCTGATGGTAAGCCTTACGTAAAACTGCCACCATCTCTGTTTTCATTGGGCTCAGTAGCACTATGTCCTCGACAGGCTCGTAAGGTTCCCCACTCACGCAGTTCGGACAAACCCTCACATCTTTGCCACCTGCAAGTAGCATGGGCAACGGCCGAGAAAACGGCAAGCAGTTCTTTAAACAACACAGACGACCGCACCCGGGGCAGTTCTGTTTCTTCGTCGCAGGCGTTAGCTTGCATCCACAGCATTCACAGGAACGTGTTGATTTGATCGGAGTGCATATAACAGTTCTGTAAGGGACAGATGGTTGATAAGTGTGAATTACAAGGACGGTGTCAGCATGCTTTGTTACAGAGAGCCCTGAGAGTAAACGAAGATCGATACGCTTCTGCAAGACAAACTGCACAGTCGAGCTAGCCGGAATGGGGGCAGAACCCGTGACCTTCTTTTTCGGCCCCTTCTCGGCTGGCGGAGGTAACGACTTGATCCGCTCGGTGAACAGGTACAGAGCCATATCTGTTACAATAAGAATATCCGTTTCAATCAATGCCTGTTGGTGGTCGTACACACGCTCAACAGTGGCAGTGAAAAGAATCCTCCGCTGTTGCATCTCCCGCGGGCATTCCCATTGGCTCTGCTCGAGAATGTAATTGTAATAATACTTCTTTCCACCATCGCTCCAATACTCTTTCCACGCACCCCCCACGGGGTCGTAATCGACAATGGGATGCATAGGCGCCAGCTGAGTACGATAGTCTAAATATTCACCAAGGTAAGGACGAAAAACACTGTCTGCCCGCCGCACTTTTGACGCCTTGGTATACATTCTCCCCATACCTGCCTTCAATAAAATGCCGTGCTTGTTCTGCAGGTACCGCCGCCACGCACGTTGGATCTTGTACACTATATCACTGAGTGCGGCGTCGCGAAGTTCCTCGAGGATGGACAAATGTTGTGGTTGTCGGATGAACAACTTTTGCTGTCCAAGCTGCCAAGACCCATCCGGCAGACGGCCACCAACCTGTTTAAGAATGGCGGCACATGCGTCGCGATCAGAGCCTTTGAACGGGCGGGGAAACGTCGCTGAACTGAGGTACTTAAAGCGCTTGATAAACTTATCAAAGTGTTTTCGGTAGCTGTAACCGGCCCGCCTCACGCGTAGATTTTCCAGAAGCCCCAAGTACTTCACCTGATGTTGCACCCTCGCCTCGTCAATGAAATCAGCCCTCTTCTCGTCATTGGATTTGATAGTACGCAGATAATGAGGATTACACGCCATGAGCGTCTTGACAAGGTGACCGGCCTGCTGACGTATCTTTGACCCCGCAGTTGTTGAccgtttcttcctccccccGGCACCCGAAACGGCAGCACTTTCCGCCTCCGCCGCCTCATTGAGTGTCTCTGCAAGAATATCTAGTATAAAACGGTTTGTCACGGAGCGGAGGAGTCCAATGAGATCGGGACTGAGTGTGTCTTTATTCCGGTTCGTAAAACCGTCAGCGTCATAGTGCACATCACCTGCATAGTGTTTGACAAAGAAACCTCGCTCCGTCCTGTTGAAATGACGGTTTCCCGCGTGCACGGCGTCTAGCTTGTCAAGCATCTTAATATCAGCAACAgactccttctccttcgccATCGTGGCGCACACATCGTCGAAGATTGGGAAGAGTCCCGGTGGTTGCATCCCTTCAATAAGATCACAGACAACTTTGTTGTTAAAATACTTGATTTCCTCCCAAGGTATCTTCTCTCGCACGTACTCTTCTTGTTCGACCTTCAGAGTTAGCTCGATGAATATCTGCTGTAACTTTTCATTGACGTAGTTGATACAAAACTGTTCAAACCCATTCTTGTTGAATACCTCAAATCCATAAATGTCGAGAACACCCAACATCAAATCATACTGCTTCTTCCCTAGCGCAGTGTTCACAGAATCCACTACAAAATCGAAGAGATAATGGTAGAGTGTCTTCGCCATTGCGTCCCTCGTGTTGCGGCATTGCTGCGCATCCAATGGAACGTCCACCACCTCATTGGCGCCCATGGCAAGTCGTCGCTTAGTGAACGCCTTCTCCATTGCTGCCGCGTCTGCTCCGAGTAATCCAGCGCAGAATTCCAACTCGTCACGGTTCGATACAACGAGGGTGTTTGAGTCACCTCCCGCGGCAGACGCTGAAGAGGGGGGCCCAAACTGCAGCTCGCCTAAATGCAGGATGAGAGAAAGAGTTTCAAAAATGGCCTGCTGCTTTTCAGGCGTAAGCATCAAAGTTTCCATCGAGGTGAGCATCTCCTCCCAGCCCCTCACATCATCAATGCCACTGCGGTCATGCACTCCACCTTGGTTGAGGTACGCAAAGTTACCCGGGTCCCGCAGCCTAAGCTTCTCGCGGAGCTCCGGTTTGGCCCCGCAGCACATTTGATAAAACACATGGAAGTTGCGCTCTCCCTTCTGTTGACTAACAACACGTGACTTCTCTAGAAGGAAGTTTGACAAGCGGCCGCCAATAGGACCACCCATCTGATCGAAAAAAATTTCAAAGAACTTCCCGAAACGAGAGCTGTTGTCGTTTCTCACTGTCTTCGCATTTCCAAACGCCTCTAGTACAGGATTAGAGGCTAAAATGATGTGCTTCACCCTCTGCATCTCCTCTGTATCCCCCGAAACGGCGGAAATGTACCGCATGATGTGTTTAGAGGCCTCCGTCTTCCCCGCACCCGACTCACCCGAAATGATAACACATTGATTCTCTCCATCAGACACCATGGTGCGGTATGTCTCCTCTGCGAGACCGAAGATGTGTGGCCCACCGTAGCTGCCGCTGCCCTCGCCTTTTCCGCCGTTTCGGAAGTATGCTACACACTCATCGCTGTAAAGATTAGGAATGTTCTTGAATGGGTTCACACTCAGCAAAACAGAACCGATACTCGTGTATATCAAATCTTTACTGTGACGTAACTTGAGGTTCTCCATGATGGCTTTGTCTGAGAGCTGCGGGAGGAGCACGAGGTCCTCCACCCCAACCATCGGCTGTTTATTAAGGTCCAGATGCGCCATTATAacgatttttgttttatatcATCAACTGGGatatttatgtattattCCCACCTAaccccttcctttttacgCTTTTTATGTGTTCAGGGGCCTAGCAACCTTACCCTTCGCCATCATCACAGTAAGCGCACACACGaagtaatataaataaataaatagtgaAAACAGCAAAGGATATGGCTGGGTACAATAGGAGGTGAATGGGTAAAGGGGTTTCAGAGtcgatgaaaggaaaaaaaagaaaaaaaacagagaaaatgttaatcaatttttctttttggtcaCTGTCAATGTTACAGTTGATTCACAGATTTCAGAGAGGGACCTAAAACGGACTCCCCCCTGCACagcgaaaggaaaaaaaaacttcataACTCTGCGTAAATTTCAAATGAAGAAGGCTTCGCAGCAACGGTGCGGCAAGCAACCAACACATACACTtacacaaaaaccaaaagcgGCACTCTTCCAGACTGCGTGTTGCATTGACCTATTGCCAGCAGCGAGCCGCCGTGTGGAAAACTTTCTGGTGAAACATCCAAACATCAGATACAGGATTGTACATAACAATGTCCCGCAGTGCCTCACTGCGCAGGCTGGAGTAATCGTACCCCTCCCGCTGTCCGGCCTCGAAAGGAAACTTCGCGAGATTAATGACGGCCTCGCGAAGAGACGGGTCCTTCGACCACGCAGCCTCCAACTGTCGCATGGCCTTGACAAGCTTCTGATTAGTATATGCGCTTGCCGACATCCTCCCGTGCTGCACCGTAGCAAAAAGTTCATCAAtgtcgttgctgttg encodes the following:
- a CDS encoding myosin IB heavy chain, putative; protein product: MAHLDLNKQPMVGVEDLVLLPQLSDKAIMENLKLRHSKDLIYTSIGSVLLSVNPFKNIPNLYSDECVAYFRNGGKGEGSGSYGGPHIFGLAEETYRTMVSDGENQCVIISGESGAGKTEASKHIMRYISAVSGDTEEMQRVKHIILASNPVLEAFGNAKTVRNDNSSRFGKFFEIFFDQMGGPIGGRLSNFLLEKSRVVSQQKGERNFHVFYQMCCGAKPELREKLRLRDPGNFAYLNQGGVHDRSGIDDVRGWEEMLTSMETLMLTPEKQQAIFETLSLILHLGELQFGPPSSASAAGGDSNTLVVSNRDELEFCAGLLGADAAAMEKAFTKRRLAMGANEVVDVPLDAQQCRNTRDAMAKTLYHYLFDFVVDSVNTALGKKQYDLMLGVLDIYGFEVFNKNGFEQFCINYVNEKLQQIFIELTLKVEQEEYVREKIPWEEIKYFNNKVVCDLIEGMQPPGLFPIFDDVCATMAKEKESVADIKMLDKLDAVHAGNRHFNRTERGFFVKHYAGDVHYDADGFTNRNKDTLSPDLIGLLRSVTNRFILDILAETLNEAAEAESAAVSGAGGRKKRSTTAGSKIRQQAGHLVKTLMACNPHYLRTIKSNDEKRADFIDEARVQHQVKYLGLLENLRVRRAGYSYRKHFDKFIKRFKYLSSATFPRPFKGSDRDACAAILKQVGGRLPDGSWQLGQQKLFIRQPQHLSILEELRDAALSDIVYKIQRAWRRYLQNKHGILLKAGMGRMYTKASKVRRADSVFRPYLGEYLDYRTQLAPMHPIVDYDPVGGAWKEYWSDGGKKYYYNYILEQSQWECPREMQQRRILFTATVERVYDHQQALIETDILIVTDMALYLFTERIKSLPPPAEKGPKKKVTGSAPIPASSTVQFVLQKRIDLRLLSGLSVTKHADTVLVIHTYQPSVPYRTVICTPIKSTRSCECCGCKLTPATKKQNCPGCGRLCCLKNCLPFSRPLPMLLAGGKDVRVCPNCVSGEPYEPVEDIVLLSPMKTEMVAVLRKAYHQLMGNKLHMNINDSLGYNLFGEEQQRQLTAIPYSSSSDTTITPGGPNTLVVSAPAGITKETIDAIEAAREQRRQAVAEQRRKEEEEERAREAEREREREEEHKRIVEERRRARAAAAEAAEAERLHQENAARERREAEARVVEQRSKR